In Cervus canadensis isolate Bull #8, Minnesota chromosome 7, ASM1932006v1, whole genome shotgun sequence, the DNA window ctgtcatttctagacattttatataattgttgtgcttagctgctcagtcatgtctgactctttgcaaccctttggactgtagcccaccaggcttctctgtctgtggggttttccaggcaagaatactggagggggttgccatttccttctccaggggagtcttcctgacccagggatcgaagcagcatctcttgtgtctcctgcattgctggcatattctttaccctctcagccatcagggaagccattataTAAGTGGGATAATACAACAATGTATGCTTTTGCATCCGCCTTCTTTCACTTAACGTAATGTTTCTGAAGTTCATCATGATGTGGCATGTACCAATAGTTCTCATAATTGCTGAACATTATTCTTTTGTATgaatacaccacattttgtttattcactagttgatggacatttgggttgtttttgtcTATTATGAAGAATGGCTTtattgatagctcagttggtaaaaaatctgcctgcgatgccagacaccccagtttgatccctgggtcaggaatatccccaggagaagggataagctacccactccagtattcttgggcttcccttgtggcttagctggtaaagaatctgcctgcagtgctggagacctgggttcagtcctgttcacaaacattattttatatgGATGTATGTCATTTGTTTTTGAGTAGGCGCCTAGGAGTAGAACTGCTGGTTTGTATGGTgaatgtatgtttaacttttaaagaaactacCATACTGTTTCCTGGTGtgatttatcattttatattcttaccaGTGATATAGaagggttctgatttctccacattTTGGTCAACTCTTGATATTATctgtcattttgagtttatccaTACTCGTAGGTGTATAGCAGTATGCCATAGTTTTACTTAATAACTATATTtggcatattttcatatgcttattaaaTATCCATGTTTTATTTAGTGAGATGTTTATTcagattttgtttgatttttgaattgtctttttattgaattatatgaagtttttaaaatatgttataagctctttatcagatgtatgatttgcaaatatttttttctcatcaatCTGTGGATTATCTTGTTTTCTAAATGATGATTTCTGAAGCacaagtttttttattttctgaatatgttttacagcttttttttttctttttgtgcatTTGATGACACACCTGACACTACCTAACCCAAAGTCACAGTTTTTTTCCCtgcattttcttctgcttctgactTTCAGTTTAGGTTTATGTCTGTGATCTACTTTCAAGTTAGTGTTGGTGTATGTTGTATACTAAGTGGAGTGAATCCTCTTCCATTTTAGCAGCTTCCTGTTCTCATAGGGTGAACACCGATGGCTCTGGGTGGTTGGGGAGCCCCAGAGCAGAACCCCACAGATCCACTGGCCTCAGCTGAGGTTCAGCGGGTTTTCACACATAATGCTTCTCAGATGGCTTTATGTCTTTGGTTGTGAAAATGattctttgtcaaaaattttCAGGTTTATAGTTGCTTTTAAGGGAGAGGGTTTGCTGATTTCATTATCTGTAACCAGAAGTACCTTCTATCTCAATCTTAAATTATGTAATGTTTATGAGAAGACAAGTGCTGCTTTGAGTTCATTATTATTTGTCCTGAATTGGAAACCAGTGAACAGTTGTTTCTTTGGGGAGTAAGGGTAGAGATAGGGACTATATCTAGTTGTTTTCCCCtttctgattcattttgtatAGGTCATTTATAATTTGGGAGTTATATCAAGTTGGgcaatcactttcacttttatattgcTGTACTTGGGATACTTGACCATGGTCATTTTCTATTCTAACAGAAAAATTTGAGCccaatattaaattatttttttttaagctacattTAAATGTAGttctttttgttgtcattgtattttgattttctgtaaaaggatttagtagtatttccttttttttaaataaatgaatatagttCTATTTCATCATAACTATATTTTGGTCATCTCTTTCCTAGTTTATGATTAGTATATACAGTAAAATGGTTTACAGTTACACTTTTTTCGTGGAGATGCTTTTGTACTGATGATTAATGAATACCCTCAAACAATGTCTGATGAGGCAAggactaactttttttttctgggcctTGTGTATCTACCCACAAGGCCTCAAAAAATTTCCAGGAAATAGTTGGCCTGACATACCTAACTGAATCTTTTGTATGAAACAAAACATTCAGTTTAAGGAAGAGAAACAAGAATAGGGATTAACTCTTGCTCTTATCTTTTTCCCAGTGTCTAGACAATTGTTGCATTAGGTTAAGGTCCCAAGGGTTATAAGCCTAGTTTGTACTTTCAGTGACTGGTCTCCACCTCTTTATAGCCTTTGGAGAAGAGAGTAAGAAAGTGAACCAGAATATACTGTTTTgggggagaaacagacagaggaaGATTGTTTGAGATAAAGAAATGGGGAATATAGCATGGAAATGAAGTGAGCTATTgagtatttttctgtttcctgtaaGATGCATTTTTTGTATCCTGTTTTGTTATCTGGTCTGGTGAGTTTAATCCATCTTAATTTTAATAGATTACTTATAATCTCAACTTCAGtatatgaaattataaatttattttactaaaatttttGCTTTCCTCCTTTTTCCCTCTTAGGACATTTGCTACAAGATCCTATTGCACCCACCAACTCAACCTGCCAACACTATGTCTGCAAAAGTTGTAAAGGCAAGAAAATGATGATGAAACCTTCATGTAGCTGGTGCAAAGACTATGAGCAGTTTGAGGAAAACAAGCAGTTAAGCATCCTAGTGAACTGCTACAAAAAACTATGTGAATATATAACACAGACTGCATTGGCACGGGATATAATAGAAGCAGTTGACTGTTCTTCTGATATTTTGGCTTTGCTTAATGATGGATCCTTGTTTTGTGAGGAGACGGAAAAACCCTCAGATTCATCCTTTACTTTGTGTTTGACACATTCCCCCTTACCTTCAACCTCAGAACCCACAACTGATCCTCAAGCTAGTTTATCTCCAATATCTGAAAGCACCCTCAGCATTGCTATTGGCAGTTCTGTTATCAATGGTTTGCCTACTTACAATGGGCTTTCAATAGATAGATTTGGTATAAATATTCCTTCACCTGAACATTCAAATACGATTGATGTATGTAACACTGTTGACATAAAAACTGAGGATCTGTCTGACAGTTTGCCACCTGTCTGTGACACCGTAGCCTCTGACTTATGTTCCACAGGCATTGATATTTGCAGTTTCAGTGAAGATATAAAACCTGGTGACTCTCTGTTACTGAGTGTTGAGGAAGTACTCCGCAGCTTAGAAACTGTTTCAAACACAGAAGTTTGTTGCCCTAATTTGCAGCCCAACTTGGAAGCCACTGTATCCAATGGACCGTTTCTGCAGCTTTCTTCCCAATCTCTTAGCCATAATGTTTTTATGTCCACCAGTCCTGCACTTCATGGATTATCATGTACAGCTGCAACTCCGAAGGTAGCAAAGCTGAATAGAAAACGATCCAGGTCAGAAAGCGACAGTGAGAAAGTTCAACCACTTCCAATTTCTACCATTATCCGAGGCCCAACACTGGGGGCATCTGCTCCTGTGACAGTGAAACGGGAGAGCAAAATTTCTCTTCAGCCTATAGCAACTGTTCCCAATGGAGGCACAACACCCAAAATCAGCAAAACTGTGCTTTTATCTACtaaaagcatgaaaaagagtcATGAACATGGATCCAAGAAATCTCATTCTAAAACCAAGCCAGGTATtcttaaaaaagacaaaacagtaaAGGAAAAGATTCCCAGTCATCATTTTATGCCAGGAAGTCCTACCAAGACTGTGTATAAAAAGCCCCAGGAAAAGAAAGGGTGTAAATGTGGGCGTGCTACTCAAAATCCAAGTGTTCTTACATGCCGCGGCCAACGCTGCCCTTGCTACTCTAACCGCAAAGCCTGCTTAGATTGTATATGTCGTGGCTGCCAAAACTCCTATATGGCCAATGGGGAGAAGAAGCTGGAGGCATTTGCTGTGCCAGAAAAGGCTTTGGAGCAGACCAGGCTCACTTTGGGCATTAATGTGACTAGCATTGCTGTGCGCAATGCTAGTACCAGCACCAGTGTAATTAATGTCACAGGGTCCCCAGTAACGACGTTTTTAGCTGCCAGTACACATGATGATAAAAGTTTGGATGAAGCTATAGACATGAGATTCGACTGTTAAATCAGTGGGTCTTTAAACCTACCTCTGGTAGGAAAATAGCTACAGTTTTACGGCAGCTATGGTTTTGTTGGTTTAACTTGCCGGAGCTCCTGCATATAGATCACTTGTATCAAGTGTTTTCATTGCTAAGTTATATGTGTTAGTGTCGGGGAAATAGTTTGCAGATAATGGAGGAGTAACCCTACAACTATATGTCCTTAGTTCTTACAGAACCTCATAGTTTGAGAACAAATGCTGATGCAACTGATTTATACAAAATGAACTTTGGCAAGGAAAATAACATTAACCTCATTGTTTATGGTCATGCTTTGTGCATAATCAAAGTTTATGATTAAATGTAAGGAAGTGGTATCTAGTCAGTCCATAAAGATTGTGCTCATATTTTATGGAAAAGTAGCCATTAGTTTGTTCAGGAGACTCAGTGCTACCTTCAGATGCCATTGATGTTTCTCCTGTTGAAAAGCTGATGTGTCCAGCTCAACCTTTGTACTGACATAATACCATTTCTGATCATGAAAATTGGCTACTGGTGTATGTAGCAGTTTTTAAATCAGCAgtattatgaaagaaaatttgCCCCTCTTTAGAATGTTGaaaaaatctgtcttttaaaaGTGA includes these proteins:
- the MSL2 gene encoding E3 ubiquitin-protein ligase MSL2, whose product is MNPVNATALYISASRLVLNYDPGDPKAFTEINRLLPYFRQSLSCCVCGHLLQDPIAPTNSTCQHYVCKSCKGKKMMMKPSCSWCKDYEQFEENKQLSILVNCYKKLCEYITQTALARDIIEAVDCSSDILALLNDGSLFCEETEKPSDSSFTLCLTHSPLPSTSEPTTDPQASLSPISESTLSIAIGSSVINGLPTYNGLSIDRFGINIPSPEHSNTIDVCNTVDIKTEDLSDSLPPVCDTVASDLCSTGIDICSFSEDIKPGDSLLLSVEEVLRSLETVSNTEVCCPNLQPNLEATVSNGPFLQLSSQSLSHNVFMSTSPALHGLSCTAATPKVAKLNRKRSRSESDSEKVQPLPISTIIRGPTLGASAPVTVKRESKISLQPIATVPNGGTTPKISKTVLLSTKSMKKSHEHGSKKSHSKTKPGILKKDKTVKEKIPSHHFMPGSPTKTVYKKPQEKKGCKCGRATQNPSVLTCRGQRCPCYSNRKACLDCICRGCQNSYMANGEKKLEAFAVPEKALEQTRLTLGINVTSIAVRNASTSTSVINVTGSPVTTFLAASTHDDKSLDEAIDMRFDC